The following coding sequences lie in one Labrus bergylta chromosome 13, fLabBer1.1, whole genome shotgun sequence genomic window:
- the LOC109994869 gene encoding phospholipid-transporting ATPase IH-like isoform X3: MDFSLLRRIISRYCVGEEIWVDSRTVYIGHKEPPPGAEAYIPQRYPDNRIVSSKYTFWNFVPKNLFEQFRRIANFYFLVIFLVQLIIDTPTSPVTSGLPLFFVITVTAIKQGYEDWLRHKADCSINECPVDVVQQGKVARTQSHKLRVGDVVIVREDETFPCDLILLSSSRHDGTCYVTTASLDGESSHKTYYAVPDTMAFRTEQEVDSLHATIECEQPQPDLYKFVGRINIYKDNEEPVARPLGAENLLLRGATLKNTQHIYAVAVYTGMETKMALNYQSKSQKRSAVEKSMNAFLIVYLCILISKAVINTVLKYAWQWSPDRDEPWYNHRTENERQRHVVIRAFTDFLAFMVLFNYIIPVSMYVTVEMQKFLGSYFITWDEEMFDEELGEGAQVNTSDLNEELGQVEYVFTDKTGTLTENNMEFIECCVDGNVYIPHAICNGQILSAASSIDMIDSSPGGYRREHEDLFFRALCLCHTVQVKEEETVDGIKRGIHQGRPTSFYISSSPDEVALVEGMKRLGYTYLRLRDNYMEILNKDDEIERFELLHVLNFDSVRRRMSVIVKSSSGEYLLFCKGADSSIFPRVVSGKVEQVKARVEQNAVEGLRTLCVAYRRLSEPEYQEVCHRLNDAKLALQDREQRLAQAYDVIERDFVLLGATAVEDRLQEKAADTIESLHKAGMKVWVLTGDKMETAAATCYASKLFRRTTQILELTKKRTEEQSLHDVLFELNRTVLRQRSISGLSVDCLDFGLIIDGATLSAVLRPNQDGPGSGNYREIFLEICRNCSAVLCCRMAPLQKAQIVKLIKASKEHPITLAIGDGANDVSMILEAHVGIGIMGKEGRQAARNSDYAIPKFKHLKKMLLVHGHYYYIRIAELVQYFFYKNVCFIFPQFLYQFFCGFSQQPLYDTAYLTLYNISFTSLPILLYSLVEQHLTMDTLKRDPSLYRDIAKNALLRWPVFLYWTCLGVFDAVIFFFGAYFLFDNTTFTSNGQLMTTNTQMMFGNWTFGTLVFTVLVFTVTLKLALDTHHWTWINHFVIWGSLLFYVIFSLLWGGIIWPFLNYQRMYYVFMQMLSSGPAWLSIILLITVSLLPDVIKKVLCRALCPTATERAQSSRPCLTVEPSTIFMLSQSSSRMSF, translated from the exons tgtgtgggGGAGGAGATCTGGGTGGACAGCCGGACGGTGTACATCGGGCATAAAGAACCCCCGCCGGGAGCCGAGGCCTACATCCCTCAGCGTTACCCCGACAACCGCATCGTCTCCTCCAAG TACACCTTCTGGAACTTTGTGCCCAAGAATTTATTCGAGCAGTTCAGAAGAATAGCAAACTTCTACTTCCTGGTCATATTTCTGGTccag CTCATCATCGACACCCCCACTAGCCCCGTCACCAGCGGCCTGCCTCTCTTCTTTGTTATCACCGTCACCGCCATAAAACAG ggcTATGAGGACTGGCTCAGGCACAAGGCTGACTGTTCTATAAACGAGTGTCCGGTGGACGTGGTGCAGCAGGGGAAGGTGGCGAGGACGCAGAGTCACAAGCTACGG GTGGGGGACGTCGTCATCGTGAGGGAGGACGAGACTTTCCCCTGCGACCTCATCCTGCTCTCGTCCAGCCGCCATGACGGGACCTGCTACGTCACCACTGCCAGCCTGGACGGGGAGTCGAGTCACAAG ACCTATTATGCTGTACCTGATACCATGGCCTTTAGAACAGAGCAGGAGGTGGACTCGCTACATGCCACGATTGAATGTGAACAACCGCAGCCTGACCTCTACAA atttgtgGGACGCATCAATATTTACAAGGACAACGAGGAGCCTGTGGCGAG ACCGCTTGGGGCTGAAAACTTGCTCCTTAGAGGAGCGACACTGAAGAACACGCAACATATTTATG CTGTTGCAGTCTACACTGGTATGGAGACCAAAATGGCGCTTAATTACCAGTCTAAATCTCAGAAGCGCTCCGCTGTAGAAAA gTCGATGAACGCCTTCCTCATAGTGTATCTGTGCATCCTGATCAGTAAAGCGGTCATCAACACCGTTCTGAAATACGCCTGGCAGTGGTCCCCCGACAGAGACGAGCCCTGGTACAACCACAGGACGGAGAACGAGCGGCAGCGCCACGTG GTGATCCGAGCGTTCACAGACTTCCTGGCCTTCATGGTCTTGTTTAATTACATCATCCCGGTGTCCATGTACGTGACGGTGGAGATGCAGAAATTCCTCGGCTCTTATTTCATCACGTGGGACGAGGAGATGTTCGACGAGGAGCTGGGAGAGGGAGCTCAGGTTAACACCTCCGACCTTAATGAAGAGCTGGGACAG GTGGAGTATGTGTTCACTGATAAGACCGGCACTCTGACAGAGAACAACATGGAGTTTATTGAGTGCTGTGTCGATGGAAATGTCTACATCCCACATGCCATCTGCAACGGCCAAATCCTCAGCGCTGCCTCCAGTATAGACATGATTGATTCTTCACCTGGAGGATACAGGAGA GAACACGAGGATCTGTTTTTCCGGGCGCTGTGTCTGTGCCACACGGtgcaggtgaaggaggaggagacggtGGATGGCATCAAAAGAGGCATACATCAGGGCCGGCCCACCTCCTTCTACATCTCCTCCTCGCCGGATGAGGTGGCGTTGGTGGAGGGAATGAAAAG GCTGGGCTACACCTATCTGAGGCTGAGAGACAACTACATGGAGATCCTCAACAAAGATGATGAGATTGAGAG GTTCGAGCTTCTCCACGTGCTGAACTTTGACTCTGTCAGGAGGAGAATGAGCGTCATAGTCAAATCGAGCTCAG GAGAATACCTGCTGTTCTGTAAGGGGGCAGACTCGTCCATTTTTCCTCGGGTGGTGTCGGGGAAGGTGGAGCAGGTGAAAGCCCGGGTGGAGCAGAATGCTGTA GAGGGGCTGAGGACTCTATGTGTCGCATATCGTCGGCTGTCGGAGCCCGAGTACCAGGAGGTATGTCATCGCCTGAACGACGCCAAGCTGGCCCTGCAGGACAGGGAGCAGAGACTGGCACAGGCCTATGACGTCATCGAGAGGGACTTTGTGCTTCTGGGCGCTACGGCAGTGGAGGACAG GCTCCAGGAGAAAGCCGCCGACACCATCGAGTCGCTGCACAAGGCGGGCATGAAAGTGTGGGTCCTGACGGGCGACAAGATGGAGACGGCGGCCGCCACCTGCTACGCCAGCAAGCTGTTCCGCCGCACGACCCAGATCCTGGAGCTGACCAAGAAACGCACGGAAGAGCAGAGTCTGCACGACGTGCTCTTTGAGCTGAACAGGACGGTGCTCAGGCAACGCTCCATTTCAGG GTTGTCAGTAGACTGCCTCGATTTCGGCCTAATCATCGACGGGGCCACTCTGTCGGCAGTACTGAGGCCCAACCAGGATGGCCCCGGTTCGGGAAATTACAGAGAGATCTTTCTGGAAATCTGCCGCAACTGTAGCGCCGTGCTCTGCTGCCGCATGGCTCCGCTGCAGAAAGCACag ATTGTGAAGCTAATCAAAGCCTCTAAGGAGCACCCAATCACCCTCGCCATCGGGGATGGCGCCAACGATGTCAGCATGATCTTGGAAGCGCATGTGGGCATTG GCATTATGGGTAAAGAGGGCCGACAGGCAGCAAGGAATAGTGACTACGCCATCCCAAAGTTTAAACACCTGAAGAAGATGCTCCTCGTTCACGGCCACTATTATTACATCCGAATAGCTGAACTTGTTCAGTACTTCTTCTACAAG AATGTATGCTTCATCTTCCCTCAGTTCCTCTACCAGTTCTTCTGCGGGTTCTCCCAGCAG CCTCTGTACGACACCGCCTATTTGACGTTGTACAACATCAGCTTCACCTCACTCCCCATCCTTCTGTACAGCCTGGTTGAGCAGCATCTCACCATGGATACGCTGAAGAGAGATCCCTCCCTGTACAG GGACATAGCAAAGAATGCTCTCCTCCGCTGGCCGGTCTTCCTCTATTGGACGTGCCTCGGTGTGTTCGACGCTGTAATCTTCTTCTTTGGTGCCTACTTTCTGTTTGACAACACCACCTTCACCAGCAACGGCCAG CTTATGACCACCAACACACAGATG ATGTTTGGGAATTGGACCTTTGGGACTCTCGTCTTCACTGTGCTGGTGTTCACCGTCACGCTCAAG cttgCCTTGGACACACACCACTGGACCTGGATCAATCACTTTGTCATCTGGGGGTCACTGCTTTTCTACgttattttctctcttctctgggGAGGCATCATTTG GCCCTTCCTGAACTACCAGAGGATGTACTACGTGTTCATGCAGATGCTGTCGAGCGGCCCGGCCTGGCTCAGCATCATCCTGCTCATCACAGTCAGCCTGCTGCCAGATGTCATCAAGAAGGTCCTCTGCAGGGCCCTTTGTCCCACAGCCACCGAACGTGCACAG TCCTCTCGCCCGTGCCTTACTGTGGAGCCGTCCACCATCTTCATGCTTTCTCAGTCCTCCAGCAGAATGAGTTTCTGA
- the LOC109994869 gene encoding phospholipid-transporting ATPase IH-like isoform X4, protein MDFSLLRRIISRYCVGEEIWVDSRTVYIGHKEPPPGAEAYIPQRYPDNRIVSSKYTFWNFVPKNLFEQFRRIANFYFLVIFLVQLIIDTPTSPVTSGLPLFFVITVTAIKQGYEDWLRHKADCSINECPVDVVQQGKVARTQSHKLRVGDVVIVREDETFPCDLILLSSSRHDGTCYVTTASLDGESSHKTYYAVPDTMAFRTEQEVDSLHATIECEQPQPDLYKFVGRINIYKDNEEPVARPLGAENLLLRGATLKNTQHIYAVAVYTGMETKMALNYQSKSQKRSAVEKSMNAFLIVYLCILISKAVINTVLKYAWQWSPDRDEPWYNHRTENERQRHVVIRAFTDFLAFMVLFNYIIPVSMYVTVEMQKFLGSYFITWDEEMFDEELGEGAQVNTSDLNEELGQVEYVFTDKTGTLTENNMEFIECCVDGNVYIPHAICNGQILSAASSIDMIDSSPGGYRREHEDLFFRALCLCHTVQVKEEETVDGIKRGIHQGRPTSFYISSSPDEVALVEGMKRLGYTYLRLRDNYMEILNKDDEIERFELLHVLNFDSVRRRMSVIVKSSSGEYLLFCKGADSSIFPRVVSGKVEQVKARVEQNAVEGLRTLCVAYRRLSEPEYQEVCHRLNDAKLALQDREQRLAQAYDVIERDFVLLGATAVEDRLQEKAADTIESLHKAGMKVWVLTGDKMETAAATCYASKLFRRTTQILELTKKRTEEQSLHDVLFELNRTVLRQRSISGLSVDCLDFGLIIDGATLSAVLRPNQDGPGSGNYREIFLEICRNCSAVLCCRMAPLQKAQIVKLIKASKEHPITLAIGDGANDVSMILEAHVGIGIMGKEGRQAARNSDYAIPKFKHLKKMLLVHGHYYYIRIAELVQYFFYKNVCFIFPQFLYQFFCGFSQQPLYDTAYLTLYNISFTSLPILLYSLVEQHLTMDTLKRDPSLYRDIAKNALLRWPVFLYWTCLGVFDAVIFFFGAYFLFDNTTFTSNGQMFGNWTFGTLVFTVLVFTVTLKLALDTHHWTWINHFVIWGSLLFYVIFSLLWGGIIWPFLNYQRMYYVFMQMLSSGPAWLSIILLITVSLLPDVIKKVLCRALCPTATERAQSSRPCLTVEPSTIFMLSQSSSRMSF, encoded by the exons tgtgtgggGGAGGAGATCTGGGTGGACAGCCGGACGGTGTACATCGGGCATAAAGAACCCCCGCCGGGAGCCGAGGCCTACATCCCTCAGCGTTACCCCGACAACCGCATCGTCTCCTCCAAG TACACCTTCTGGAACTTTGTGCCCAAGAATTTATTCGAGCAGTTCAGAAGAATAGCAAACTTCTACTTCCTGGTCATATTTCTGGTccag CTCATCATCGACACCCCCACTAGCCCCGTCACCAGCGGCCTGCCTCTCTTCTTTGTTATCACCGTCACCGCCATAAAACAG ggcTATGAGGACTGGCTCAGGCACAAGGCTGACTGTTCTATAAACGAGTGTCCGGTGGACGTGGTGCAGCAGGGGAAGGTGGCGAGGACGCAGAGTCACAAGCTACGG GTGGGGGACGTCGTCATCGTGAGGGAGGACGAGACTTTCCCCTGCGACCTCATCCTGCTCTCGTCCAGCCGCCATGACGGGACCTGCTACGTCACCACTGCCAGCCTGGACGGGGAGTCGAGTCACAAG ACCTATTATGCTGTACCTGATACCATGGCCTTTAGAACAGAGCAGGAGGTGGACTCGCTACATGCCACGATTGAATGTGAACAACCGCAGCCTGACCTCTACAA atttgtgGGACGCATCAATATTTACAAGGACAACGAGGAGCCTGTGGCGAG ACCGCTTGGGGCTGAAAACTTGCTCCTTAGAGGAGCGACACTGAAGAACACGCAACATATTTATG CTGTTGCAGTCTACACTGGTATGGAGACCAAAATGGCGCTTAATTACCAGTCTAAATCTCAGAAGCGCTCCGCTGTAGAAAA gTCGATGAACGCCTTCCTCATAGTGTATCTGTGCATCCTGATCAGTAAAGCGGTCATCAACACCGTTCTGAAATACGCCTGGCAGTGGTCCCCCGACAGAGACGAGCCCTGGTACAACCACAGGACGGAGAACGAGCGGCAGCGCCACGTG GTGATCCGAGCGTTCACAGACTTCCTGGCCTTCATGGTCTTGTTTAATTACATCATCCCGGTGTCCATGTACGTGACGGTGGAGATGCAGAAATTCCTCGGCTCTTATTTCATCACGTGGGACGAGGAGATGTTCGACGAGGAGCTGGGAGAGGGAGCTCAGGTTAACACCTCCGACCTTAATGAAGAGCTGGGACAG GTGGAGTATGTGTTCACTGATAAGACCGGCACTCTGACAGAGAACAACATGGAGTTTATTGAGTGCTGTGTCGATGGAAATGTCTACATCCCACATGCCATCTGCAACGGCCAAATCCTCAGCGCTGCCTCCAGTATAGACATGATTGATTCTTCACCTGGAGGATACAGGAGA GAACACGAGGATCTGTTTTTCCGGGCGCTGTGTCTGTGCCACACGGtgcaggtgaaggaggaggagacggtGGATGGCATCAAAAGAGGCATACATCAGGGCCGGCCCACCTCCTTCTACATCTCCTCCTCGCCGGATGAGGTGGCGTTGGTGGAGGGAATGAAAAG GCTGGGCTACACCTATCTGAGGCTGAGAGACAACTACATGGAGATCCTCAACAAAGATGATGAGATTGAGAG GTTCGAGCTTCTCCACGTGCTGAACTTTGACTCTGTCAGGAGGAGAATGAGCGTCATAGTCAAATCGAGCTCAG GAGAATACCTGCTGTTCTGTAAGGGGGCAGACTCGTCCATTTTTCCTCGGGTGGTGTCGGGGAAGGTGGAGCAGGTGAAAGCCCGGGTGGAGCAGAATGCTGTA GAGGGGCTGAGGACTCTATGTGTCGCATATCGTCGGCTGTCGGAGCCCGAGTACCAGGAGGTATGTCATCGCCTGAACGACGCCAAGCTGGCCCTGCAGGACAGGGAGCAGAGACTGGCACAGGCCTATGACGTCATCGAGAGGGACTTTGTGCTTCTGGGCGCTACGGCAGTGGAGGACAG GCTCCAGGAGAAAGCCGCCGACACCATCGAGTCGCTGCACAAGGCGGGCATGAAAGTGTGGGTCCTGACGGGCGACAAGATGGAGACGGCGGCCGCCACCTGCTACGCCAGCAAGCTGTTCCGCCGCACGACCCAGATCCTGGAGCTGACCAAGAAACGCACGGAAGAGCAGAGTCTGCACGACGTGCTCTTTGAGCTGAACAGGACGGTGCTCAGGCAACGCTCCATTTCAGG GTTGTCAGTAGACTGCCTCGATTTCGGCCTAATCATCGACGGGGCCACTCTGTCGGCAGTACTGAGGCCCAACCAGGATGGCCCCGGTTCGGGAAATTACAGAGAGATCTTTCTGGAAATCTGCCGCAACTGTAGCGCCGTGCTCTGCTGCCGCATGGCTCCGCTGCAGAAAGCACag ATTGTGAAGCTAATCAAAGCCTCTAAGGAGCACCCAATCACCCTCGCCATCGGGGATGGCGCCAACGATGTCAGCATGATCTTGGAAGCGCATGTGGGCATTG GCATTATGGGTAAAGAGGGCCGACAGGCAGCAAGGAATAGTGACTACGCCATCCCAAAGTTTAAACACCTGAAGAAGATGCTCCTCGTTCACGGCCACTATTATTACATCCGAATAGCTGAACTTGTTCAGTACTTCTTCTACAAG AATGTATGCTTCATCTTCCCTCAGTTCCTCTACCAGTTCTTCTGCGGGTTCTCCCAGCAG CCTCTGTACGACACCGCCTATTTGACGTTGTACAACATCAGCTTCACCTCACTCCCCATCCTTCTGTACAGCCTGGTTGAGCAGCATCTCACCATGGATACGCTGAAGAGAGATCCCTCCCTGTACAG GGACATAGCAAAGAATGCTCTCCTCCGCTGGCCGGTCTTCCTCTATTGGACGTGCCTCGGTGTGTTCGACGCTGTAATCTTCTTCTTTGGTGCCTACTTTCTGTTTGACAACACCACCTTCACCAGCAACGGCCAG ATGTTTGGGAATTGGACCTTTGGGACTCTCGTCTTCACTGTGCTGGTGTTCACCGTCACGCTCAAG cttgCCTTGGACACACACCACTGGACCTGGATCAATCACTTTGTCATCTGGGGGTCACTGCTTTTCTACgttattttctctcttctctgggGAGGCATCATTTG GCCCTTCCTGAACTACCAGAGGATGTACTACGTGTTCATGCAGATGCTGTCGAGCGGCCCGGCCTGGCTCAGCATCATCCTGCTCATCACAGTCAGCCTGCTGCCAGATGTCATCAAGAAGGTCCTCTGCAGGGCCCTTTGTCCCACAGCCACCGAACGTGCACAG TCCTCTCGCCCGTGCCTTACTGTGGAGCCGTCCACCATCTTCATGCTTTCTCAGTCCTCCAGCAGAATGAGTTTCTGA
- the LOC109994869 gene encoding phospholipid-transporting ATPase IH-like isoform X2, translating into MDFSLLRRIISRYCVGEEIWVDSRTVYIGHKEPPPGAEAYIPQRYPDNRIVSSKYTFWNFVPKNLFEQFRRIANFYFLVIFLVQLIIDTPTSPVTSGLPLFFVITVTAIKQGYEDWLRHKADCSINECPVDVVQQGKVARTQSHKLRVGDVVIVREDETFPCDLILLSSSRHDGTCYVTTASLDGESSHKTYYAVPDTMAFRTEQEVDSLHATIECEQPQPDLYKFVGRINIYKDNEEPVARPLGAENLLLRGATLKNTQHIYAVAVYTGMETKMALNYQSKSQKRSAVEKSMNAFLIVYLCILISKAVINTVLKYAWQWSPDRDEPWYNHRTENERQRHVVIRAFTDFLAFMVLFNYIIPVSMYVTVEMQKFLGSYFITWDEEMFDEELGEGAQVNTSDLNEELGQVEYVFTDKTGTLTENNMEFIECCVDGNVYIPHAICNGQILSAASSIDMIDSSPGGYRREHEDLFFRALCLCHTVQVKEEETVDGIKRGIHQGRPTSFYISSSPDEVALVEGMKRLGYTYLRLRDNYMEILNKDDEIERFELLHVLNFDSVRRRMSVIVKSSSGEYLLFCKGADSSIFPRVVSGKVEQVKARVEQNAVEGLRTLCVAYRRLSEPEYQEVCHRLNDAKLALQDREQRLAQAYDVIERDFVLLGATAVEDRLQEKAADTIESLHKAGMKVWVLTGDKMETAAATCYASKLFRRTTQILELTKKRTEEQSLHDVLFELNRTVLRQRSISGLSVDCLDFGLIIDGATLSAVLRPNQDGPGSGNYREIFLEICRNCSAVLCCRMAPLQKAQIVKLIKASKEHPITLAIGDGANDVSMILEAHVGIGIMGKEGRQAARNSDYAIPKFKHLKKMLLVHGHYYYIRIAELVQYFFYKNVCFIFPQFLYQFFCGFSQQPLYDTAYLTLYNISFTSLPILLYSLVEQHLTMDTLKRDPSLYRDIAKNALLRWPVFLYWTCLGVFDAVIFFFGAYFLFDNTTFTSNGQMFGNWTFGTLVFTVLVFTVTLKLALDTHHWTWINHFVIWGSLLFYVIFSLLWGGIIWPFLNYQRMYYVFMQMLSSGPAWLSIILLITVSLLPDVIKKVLCRALCPTATERAQDHEKLSRGGVAELTPLSSCRPCRGASPDSSRLHLGPVEVLSLRRSDPLPRKLLAHLAEGGGADLCSLSPYVVRLSGAGFAYYAPGPETSV; encoded by the exons tgtgtgggGGAGGAGATCTGGGTGGACAGCCGGACGGTGTACATCGGGCATAAAGAACCCCCGCCGGGAGCCGAGGCCTACATCCCTCAGCGTTACCCCGACAACCGCATCGTCTCCTCCAAG TACACCTTCTGGAACTTTGTGCCCAAGAATTTATTCGAGCAGTTCAGAAGAATAGCAAACTTCTACTTCCTGGTCATATTTCTGGTccag CTCATCATCGACACCCCCACTAGCCCCGTCACCAGCGGCCTGCCTCTCTTCTTTGTTATCACCGTCACCGCCATAAAACAG ggcTATGAGGACTGGCTCAGGCACAAGGCTGACTGTTCTATAAACGAGTGTCCGGTGGACGTGGTGCAGCAGGGGAAGGTGGCGAGGACGCAGAGTCACAAGCTACGG GTGGGGGACGTCGTCATCGTGAGGGAGGACGAGACTTTCCCCTGCGACCTCATCCTGCTCTCGTCCAGCCGCCATGACGGGACCTGCTACGTCACCACTGCCAGCCTGGACGGGGAGTCGAGTCACAAG ACCTATTATGCTGTACCTGATACCATGGCCTTTAGAACAGAGCAGGAGGTGGACTCGCTACATGCCACGATTGAATGTGAACAACCGCAGCCTGACCTCTACAA atttgtgGGACGCATCAATATTTACAAGGACAACGAGGAGCCTGTGGCGAG ACCGCTTGGGGCTGAAAACTTGCTCCTTAGAGGAGCGACACTGAAGAACACGCAACATATTTATG CTGTTGCAGTCTACACTGGTATGGAGACCAAAATGGCGCTTAATTACCAGTCTAAATCTCAGAAGCGCTCCGCTGTAGAAAA gTCGATGAACGCCTTCCTCATAGTGTATCTGTGCATCCTGATCAGTAAAGCGGTCATCAACACCGTTCTGAAATACGCCTGGCAGTGGTCCCCCGACAGAGACGAGCCCTGGTACAACCACAGGACGGAGAACGAGCGGCAGCGCCACGTG GTGATCCGAGCGTTCACAGACTTCCTGGCCTTCATGGTCTTGTTTAATTACATCATCCCGGTGTCCATGTACGTGACGGTGGAGATGCAGAAATTCCTCGGCTCTTATTTCATCACGTGGGACGAGGAGATGTTCGACGAGGAGCTGGGAGAGGGAGCTCAGGTTAACACCTCCGACCTTAATGAAGAGCTGGGACAG GTGGAGTATGTGTTCACTGATAAGACCGGCACTCTGACAGAGAACAACATGGAGTTTATTGAGTGCTGTGTCGATGGAAATGTCTACATCCCACATGCCATCTGCAACGGCCAAATCCTCAGCGCTGCCTCCAGTATAGACATGATTGATTCTTCACCTGGAGGATACAGGAGA GAACACGAGGATCTGTTTTTCCGGGCGCTGTGTCTGTGCCACACGGtgcaggtgaaggaggaggagacggtGGATGGCATCAAAAGAGGCATACATCAGGGCCGGCCCACCTCCTTCTACATCTCCTCCTCGCCGGATGAGGTGGCGTTGGTGGAGGGAATGAAAAG GCTGGGCTACACCTATCTGAGGCTGAGAGACAACTACATGGAGATCCTCAACAAAGATGATGAGATTGAGAG GTTCGAGCTTCTCCACGTGCTGAACTTTGACTCTGTCAGGAGGAGAATGAGCGTCATAGTCAAATCGAGCTCAG GAGAATACCTGCTGTTCTGTAAGGGGGCAGACTCGTCCATTTTTCCTCGGGTGGTGTCGGGGAAGGTGGAGCAGGTGAAAGCCCGGGTGGAGCAGAATGCTGTA GAGGGGCTGAGGACTCTATGTGTCGCATATCGTCGGCTGTCGGAGCCCGAGTACCAGGAGGTATGTCATCGCCTGAACGACGCCAAGCTGGCCCTGCAGGACAGGGAGCAGAGACTGGCACAGGCCTATGACGTCATCGAGAGGGACTTTGTGCTTCTGGGCGCTACGGCAGTGGAGGACAG GCTCCAGGAGAAAGCCGCCGACACCATCGAGTCGCTGCACAAGGCGGGCATGAAAGTGTGGGTCCTGACGGGCGACAAGATGGAGACGGCGGCCGCCACCTGCTACGCCAGCAAGCTGTTCCGCCGCACGACCCAGATCCTGGAGCTGACCAAGAAACGCACGGAAGAGCAGAGTCTGCACGACGTGCTCTTTGAGCTGAACAGGACGGTGCTCAGGCAACGCTCCATTTCAGG GTTGTCAGTAGACTGCCTCGATTTCGGCCTAATCATCGACGGGGCCACTCTGTCGGCAGTACTGAGGCCCAACCAGGATGGCCCCGGTTCGGGAAATTACAGAGAGATCTTTCTGGAAATCTGCCGCAACTGTAGCGCCGTGCTCTGCTGCCGCATGGCTCCGCTGCAGAAAGCACag ATTGTGAAGCTAATCAAAGCCTCTAAGGAGCACCCAATCACCCTCGCCATCGGGGATGGCGCCAACGATGTCAGCATGATCTTGGAAGCGCATGTGGGCATTG GCATTATGGGTAAAGAGGGCCGACAGGCAGCAAGGAATAGTGACTACGCCATCCCAAAGTTTAAACACCTGAAGAAGATGCTCCTCGTTCACGGCCACTATTATTACATCCGAATAGCTGAACTTGTTCAGTACTTCTTCTACAAG AATGTATGCTTCATCTTCCCTCAGTTCCTCTACCAGTTCTTCTGCGGGTTCTCCCAGCAG CCTCTGTACGACACCGCCTATTTGACGTTGTACAACATCAGCTTCACCTCACTCCCCATCCTTCTGTACAGCCTGGTTGAGCAGCATCTCACCATGGATACGCTGAAGAGAGATCCCTCCCTGTACAG GGACATAGCAAAGAATGCTCTCCTCCGCTGGCCGGTCTTCCTCTATTGGACGTGCCTCGGTGTGTTCGACGCTGTAATCTTCTTCTTTGGTGCCTACTTTCTGTTTGACAACACCACCTTCACCAGCAACGGCCAG ATGTTTGGGAATTGGACCTTTGGGACTCTCGTCTTCACTGTGCTGGTGTTCACCGTCACGCTCAAG cttgCCTTGGACACACACCACTGGACCTGGATCAATCACTTTGTCATCTGGGGGTCACTGCTTTTCTACgttattttctctcttctctgggGAGGCATCATTTG GCCCTTCCTGAACTACCAGAGGATGTACTACGTGTTCATGCAGATGCTGTCGAGCGGCCCGGCCTGGCTCAGCATCATCCTGCTCATCACAGTCAGCCTGCTGCCAGATGTCATCAAGAAGGTCCTCTGCAGGGCCCTTTGTCCCACAGCCACCGAACGTGCACAG GATCATGAGAAGCTGTCTCGGGGTGGCGTGGCAGAGCTGACTCCACTGTCCTCTTGTCGGCCCTGCAGGGGCGCGAGCCCGGACTCCTCCCGGCTCCACCTCGGCCCCGTGGAGGTGCTGTCGCTCCGCAGATCTGATCCCCTTCCCCGGAAACTCCTCGCCCACTTGGCAGAAGGGGGAGGGGCGGATTTGTGCTCGCTCAGCCCTTACGTGGTCCGTCTGTCAGGCGCGGGATTCGCCTACTACGCTCCGGGGCCGGAGACCTCGGTGTGA